The following proteins are co-located in the Rhodococcus opacus B4 genome:
- a CDS encoding aminoglycoside phosphotransferase family protein yields the protein MTDSEIEITAELVHDLLADQHPDLAGLAIGEVAGGWDNQMWRLGDELVVRMPRTERAPDLLYKERRWLPVLAPRLPLPVPTLVRIGEPSARFPRPWNIMTWVPGEPLDHTSISRGDDAADTLAGFLTTLHVEAPAEAPTSSDRGAHPKNCTDGFEKLVHAVAPSVMSADVWSVWDKAVTAPEWEGPPVWLHGDLHPANVVVSDGTLSGVIDFGDMFAGDPAWDLAAAWLLLPAGTASRFFEEYAHADEAMIRRARGLAALKSLFLILMGQNGERGLYGGKPTWGPAGRAALDRVLTSSSGRPSPA from the coding sequence ATGACCGACTCCGAGATCGAGATCACGGCGGAGCTGGTGCACGATCTTCTCGCGGACCAACACCCGGACCTTGCAGGGCTGGCCATCGGTGAGGTAGCGGGTGGCTGGGACAACCAAATGTGGCGCCTGGGAGACGAGTTGGTCGTGCGCATGCCACGCACGGAACGTGCCCCGGATCTGCTGTACAAGGAGCGCCGGTGGCTGCCCGTCCTTGCTCCGCGCCTTCCGCTCCCGGTTCCGACCCTTGTGCGGATCGGCGAGCCGTCCGCGCGCTTCCCGAGGCCCTGGAACATCATGACGTGGGTTCCCGGCGAGCCACTCGACCACACCTCGATCAGTCGCGGCGACGACGCGGCCGACACTCTGGCAGGCTTCCTCACCACGCTCCATGTGGAGGCACCCGCTGAGGCGCCGACCAGTTCGGACCGCGGCGCCCACCCCAAGAACTGCACGGACGGCTTCGAGAAGCTCGTGCACGCCGTTGCCCCCAGCGTCATGTCCGCCGACGTCTGGTCCGTCTGGGACAAGGCTGTTACTGCCCCTGAGTGGGAGGGCCCGCCGGTATGGCTGCACGGCGACCTCCATCCCGCAAATGTCGTCGTCTCGGACGGCACACTCTCAGGCGTGATCGATTTCGGAGACATGTTCGCCGGCGACCCGGCGTGGGACCTCGCGGCCGCGTGGCTGCTCCTGCCTGCGGGCACGGCCTCACGGTTCTTCGAGGAGTACGCGCATGCAGACGAGGCGATGATCCGACGCGCCCGAGGGTTGGCTGCCCTGAAAAGCCTTTTCCTCATCCTCATGGGTCAGAACGGGGAACGGGGCCTTTATGGCGGTAAGCCGACATGGGGACCCGCGGGCCGAGCGGCGCTCGATCGTGTTCTGACGTCCAGCTCGGGCCGGCCCTCTCCCGCATAG
- a CDS encoding type II toxin-antitoxin system HicB family antitoxin has translation MADASHYTYRVTWSEDDGEFVGAVAEFPSLSWLAETQAEALDGVIGVVREVLEDMALTGEQPPVPIADRPYSGKFMVRTSPQVHRTLAIEAEEQGVSLNMLVNQKITAPTAPRSAAAGAA, from the coding sequence ATGGCTGACGCATCGCACTACACCTATCGGGTGACCTGGTCGGAGGACGACGGAGAGTTCGTCGGGGCCGTCGCCGAATTCCCGTCGTTGTCCTGGTTGGCGGAAACGCAGGCCGAAGCACTCGACGGTGTCATCGGTGTCGTCCGTGAAGTGCTCGAGGACATGGCGTTGACCGGCGAGCAACCGCCAGTCCCGATCGCGGATCGGCCCTACAGTGGCAAGTTCATGGTGCGCACTTCCCCGCAGGTGCACCGGACCCTGGCGATCGAAGCTGAAGAGCAGGGTGTCTCGCTCAACATGCTGGTCAACCAAAAGATTACGGCTCCGACTGCGCCTCGATCAGCAGCGGCCGGTGCAGCCTGA
- a CDS encoding DUF2716 domain-containing protein translates to MRYTRDFGSPLPPAWTDLPNRDRYWTEFEERFRFRPGMKPESWPAIAEPTPSVTFDLTNTAGTEASWRARFDAVNAEALRCFVAEFVDDPRFVVLDWQHPGYWFDAAEHCAAEDSEWRVPVYPNGDYYIFLREDFSAGTFGHPWEPTLCVFGERLVNTLGRTLATWLPRKRVNGQPYDRDG, encoded by the coding sequence ATGCGATACACCCGAGACTTCGGCTCTCCCTTGCCTCCGGCGTGGACCGACCTTCCCAACCGTGATCGTTATTGGACTGAATTCGAGGAAAGGTTCAGGTTTCGACCGGGCATGAAACCCGAATCATGGCCGGCGATCGCCGAGCCGACGCCATCAGTGACCTTCGATCTCACCAACACCGCCGGCACCGAGGCTTCCTGGCGGGCGCGGTTCGATGCGGTCAACGCAGAGGCGCTGCGGTGCTTCGTTGCCGAGTTCGTCGACGATCCGAGGTTTGTCGTTCTCGACTGGCAACATCCCGGGTACTGGTTCGACGCCGCGGAGCACTGCGCTGCTGAGGACTCAGAGTGGCGTGTGCCCGTCTATCCGAACGGCGACTACTACATTTTCCTGCGAGAAGACTTCTCGGCCGGCACCTTCGGCCATCCCTGGGAGCCCACGCTGTGCGTGTTTGGTGAACGACTCGTCAACACTCTTGGTCGCACCTTGGCGACTTGGCTTCCCCGCAAGCGTGTCAATGGCCAGCCGTACGACCGAGACGGATAA
- a CDS encoding 2-oxo acid dehydrogenase subunit E2, giving the protein MTTTQSGTTVALPSLGENVTEATITRWLKAPGEYVEFDEPLLEVATDKVDTEVPSPTAGILLEVLAAEDAVVEIGAALAVLGTDESAAAATPTPAPDPIPQPAPTPSPAPAPTPSPAPAPAPAVVPAAGGKRVEKLPRIRRTIARRMVESLQTSAQLTSVVEVDITAIARLRGREKEAFHTRTGMKLSFLPFFVAAAVEALAEHPVINSSLDADCTEVTYHGSVHLGMAVDSDKGLMVPVIRDAEGMSIPALTRAIADSADRVRTGTIRPDDLSGGTFTITNTGSRGALFDTPIINQPQSAILGIGAVVERLVPTRGESGELRIEVKSMAYLSLSYDHRIVDGADAARYLTSVRQRLEAGFAPSELQ; this is encoded by the coding sequence ATGACCACGACCCAGAGTGGCACCACGGTGGCGCTGCCGTCGCTCGGTGAAAACGTCACCGAGGCCACGATCACCCGCTGGCTCAAGGCACCCGGCGAGTACGTCGAATTCGACGAACCCCTCCTCGAGGTCGCCACCGACAAGGTCGACACCGAGGTCCCTTCCCCGACCGCCGGCATCCTCCTCGAGGTGCTCGCCGCCGAGGACGCGGTCGTCGAGATCGGCGCGGCACTGGCGGTGCTCGGTACCGACGAAAGCGCCGCCGCGGCCACGCCGACCCCTGCACCGGACCCCATCCCGCAACCCGCCCCGACGCCATCGCCGGCACCGGCCCCGACGCCATCGCCGGCACCGGCACCGGCACCGGCGGTTGTGCCGGCAGCCGGTGGCAAGCGGGTGGAGAAGCTGCCACGGATCCGCCGGACCATCGCCCGGAGGATGGTCGAATCTCTGCAGACCTCAGCACAATTGACCTCCGTCGTCGAGGTGGATATCACCGCGATCGCCCGCCTGCGTGGCCGCGAGAAGGAGGCGTTCCACACGCGGACAGGGATGAAGCTGTCGTTCCTGCCGTTCTTCGTTGCCGCCGCCGTCGAAGCCCTCGCCGAGCACCCGGTGATCAACTCCTCGCTCGACGCCGACTGCACCGAGGTCACCTACCACGGGTCGGTGCACCTCGGGATGGCCGTCGACAGCGACAAAGGTCTGATGGTGCCGGTGATCCGCGACGCCGAGGGGATGAGCATTCCCGCCCTCACCCGGGCGATCGCGGACTCCGCCGACCGGGTGCGGACGGGGACGATCCGCCCGGACGATTTGTCCGGGGGCACGTTCACCATCACCAACACCGGCAGTCGCGGGGCGCTGTTCGACACCCCGATCATCAACCAGCCGCAATCGGCGATCCTCGGGATCGGGGCCGTCGTCGAACGTCTCGTTCCCACCCGCGGCGAGAGTGGCGAACTCCGGATCGAAGTGAAGTCGATGGCGTACCTGTCGTTGTCGTACGACCACCGCATCGTGGACGGCGCCGACGCCGCCCGCTACCTCACGTCGGTGCGGCAGCGACTAGAAGCCGGTTTCGCGCCTTCGGAGTTGCAGTGA
- a CDS encoding transketolase-like TK C-terminal-containing protein produces the protein MHGTPTVDTSIYTAPTPTPEALLEIEKRVLWLSTSMIHHANRVRPNPTGLKVGGHQASCASIATIMTSLWFEQLRPGDRVSVKPHASPILHGINYLLGELDEKYLTTLREFGGLQSYPSRIKDPDPVDYSTGSVGIGATAPIWGAIARRYVNTQIGSAGTGRQYSLVGDAELDEGAVWEAILDHSVSELGEIVWIVDLNRQSLDRVVPNIAAGRLESMFSAAGWQVLTVKFGTLLESLFTRSGGPALRTRILDMPNPEYQRLLRCDAAQVRDRLPGDGPDAAAIASLIAELDDETLLRAIRNLGGHDLDALRAAYGQIDDTRPTVIIAYTIKGRGLPTQGHPQNHSSLLTVEQYQQLAGELGMDPAHPWARFAPDSTEGRVCAASADWLRRDPVELATPPAVPTDIGRTPSGTSTTQAALGRALLDLSRQAPDAAKRVVTVSPDVSSTTNLAGWLNKVGVWSPNERRNWFDDDAETIMHWREKPTGQHMELGIAETNLVGLMGELGATWSRWGQPLFPIGVMYDPFVERALEPWSYGIYAGGQSILVGTPSGVTLAAEGGAHQSIKTPSIGLEQPGCVSFEPAFAIDTEWTLLDSISRLGRPDGSSSYLRLSTRPVDQTLAAVPSDPAARERRRRQVVAGGYILRHTEQPAVTLVGMGAMIPETLTAAERLAEQGITADVVCVTSPGLLFEAAQARRGLTDGPSWILDQVFPADRAAPMVTVLDGHPHTLAFLTGINHVPGAALGVSKFGQVGSLDDVYRYHGIDTDSIVRAALDLTAIQGKTQR, from the coding sequence ATGCACGGCACGCCCACAGTCGACACCAGCATTTACACCGCTCCCACTCCGACTCCCGAGGCGCTCCTCGAGATCGAGAAGCGTGTGTTGTGGCTGTCGACGTCGATGATCCACCACGCCAACCGGGTTCGGCCCAACCCCACCGGGCTCAAGGTCGGTGGCCATCAGGCGTCGTGCGCGTCGATCGCGACCATCATGACCTCGCTGTGGTTCGAGCAGCTCCGCCCCGGCGACCGGGTGTCGGTGAAACCGCACGCCTCCCCGATCCTGCACGGCATCAACTACCTGCTCGGGGAGCTGGACGAGAAGTACCTGACCACGCTGCGCGAGTTCGGCGGCCTGCAGTCCTACCCGTCCCGGATCAAGGACCCGGACCCGGTGGACTACTCGACCGGCTCCGTCGGGATCGGGGCGACGGCCCCGATCTGGGGTGCCATCGCCCGCCGCTACGTGAACACCCAGATCGGTTCGGCGGGCACGGGACGGCAGTACTCCCTCGTCGGCGACGCCGAGCTGGACGAGGGCGCGGTGTGGGAGGCGATCCTCGACCACTCGGTGTCCGAACTCGGGGAGATCGTGTGGATCGTCGACCTGAACCGGCAGTCCCTGGACCGGGTGGTGCCGAACATCGCCGCCGGCCGCCTCGAATCGATGTTCTCGGCCGCCGGGTGGCAGGTCCTCACCGTCAAGTTCGGGACGCTGCTCGAGTCGCTGTTCACCCGTTCGGGCGGTCCGGCGCTGCGGACCCGGATTCTGGACATGCCCAACCCCGAATACCAGCGGCTGCTGCGCTGCGACGCCGCGCAGGTCCGGGACCGGTTGCCCGGGGACGGCCCCGACGCGGCCGCGATCGCGTCGTTGATCGCCGAGTTGGACGACGAGACCCTGCTTCGGGCGATCCGCAACCTCGGTGGCCACGACCTCGACGCCCTCCGGGCGGCGTACGGGCAGATCGACGACACCCGGCCGACGGTGATCATCGCGTACACCATCAAGGGCCGCGGCCTGCCCACCCAGGGGCACCCGCAGAACCACTCCTCGCTGCTGACCGTCGAGCAGTACCAGCAGCTCGCCGGGGAGCTGGGCATGGACCCGGCGCACCCGTGGGCCCGGTTCGCCCCGGACAGTACCGAGGGCCGGGTCTGCGCCGCCTCCGCCGACTGGCTCCGCCGGGACCCGGTCGAGCTCGCCACCCCGCCCGCCGTCCCCACCGACATCGGCCGCACCCCCTCCGGTACGTCCACTACCCAGGCCGCCCTGGGGCGGGCGTTGCTGGACCTGTCCCGCCAGGCCCCCGACGCCGCCAAACGGGTGGTCACCGTCTCCCCGGATGTGTCCTCGACGACGAACCTGGCCGGGTGGCTGAACAAGGTCGGGGTGTGGTCACCGAACGAGCGCCGCAACTGGTTCGACGACGACGCCGAAACGATCATGCACTGGCGGGAAAAGCCCACCGGGCAGCACATGGAACTGGGCATCGCCGAAACCAACCTGGTCGGGTTGATGGGGGAGCTCGGGGCCACGTGGAGTCGGTGGGGACAACCGCTGTTCCCGATCGGGGTGATGTACGACCCGTTCGTCGAACGCGCCCTGGAACCGTGGTCGTACGGCATCTATGCCGGCGGGCAGTCGATCCTGGTGGGCACCCCCTCCGGGGTGACGCTGGCCGCGGAGGGTGGGGCGCATCAGTCGATCAAGACCCCGTCGATCGGCCTCGAACAACCCGGGTGTGTGAGCTTCGAGCCGGCGTTCGCGATCGACACCGAGTGGACGCTGCTCGACAGCATCTCCCGGTTGGGTCGGCCGGACGGGTCGTCGTCGTATCTGCGGCTCTCGACCCGCCCGGTCGACCAAACTTTGGCCGCGGTGCCGTCGGATCCGGCGGCGCGGGAGCGTCGCCGCCGGCAGGTGGTCGCCGGCGGGTACATCCTGAGGCACACGGAGCAGCCCGCGGTCACGTTGGTGGGGATGGGCGCGATGATCCCGGAAACCCTCACCGCCGCCGAGCGGTTGGCCGAGCAGGGCATCACCGCGGACGTCGTGTGCGTGACCAGCCCCGGACTCTTGTTCGAGGCGGCCCAGGCCCGCCGCGGCCTGACCGACGGCCCGTCCTGGATTCTCGATCAGGTGTTCCCCGCCGACCGGGCGGCGCCGATGGTCACCGTCCTCGACGGGCACCCACACACCCTGGCGTTCCTCACCGGCATCAACCACGTCCCCGGCGCCGCGCTCGGCGTCAGCAAGTTCGGGCAGGTCGGGTCCCTCGACGACGTCTACCGCTACCACGGCATCGACACCGACAGCATCGTCCGCGCCGCACTCGACCTCACCGCAATCCAGGGAAAGACACAACGATGA
- a CDS encoding Lrp/AsnC family transcriptional regulator, whose protein sequence is MTTVDSLDARILEALSADPRATVIALADKTGLSRNTVQARLGKLEKQGVLQSFERRIDPAALGYPLTAFILTNVTQQKLSQIAAALDGVPEVVEVHGLSGATDLLIHVVARDADDLYRIAGRILDIDGVEKTTTGLVMRQLVDYRLTPLLEQLTDED, encoded by the coding sequence ATGACCACCGTCGACTCCCTCGACGCCAGAATCCTCGAGGCACTGAGCGCTGACCCGCGAGCCACCGTGATCGCGCTGGCCGACAAGACCGGACTGTCCCGTAACACGGTGCAGGCCCGTCTCGGCAAACTCGAGAAGCAGGGCGTGCTGCAGTCCTTCGAACGCCGCATCGACCCGGCGGCGCTCGGCTACCCGCTGACCGCGTTCATCCTCACCAACGTCACCCAGCAGAAACTGTCGCAGATCGCCGCGGCCCTCGACGGTGTTCCGGAGGTGGTGGAAGTGCACGGACTCAGCGGCGCCACAGACCTTCTCATCCACGTTGTCGCCCGCGACGCCGACGATCTCTACCGCATCGCCGGCCGCATTCTCGACATCGACGGCGTCGAAAAGACCACCACCGGTTTGGTCATGCGTCAGCTGGTCGATTACCGCCTCACCCCGTTGCTCGAACAGCTCACCGATGAGGACTGA
- a CDS encoding acetolactate synthase large subunit — MSAPTRLDRPARSICADIRHLPQRLTGAQIVVRALEELGVDCVFGIPGGAILPVYDPLLESSRVRHVLVRHEQGAGHAAAGYAQATGKVGVCMATSGPGATNLVTPIADAQMDSVPIVAITGQVGRGLIGTDAFQEADICGITMPITKHNFLVTDPEDIAQTIAEAFHIASSGRPGAVLVDIPKDVLQATATFSWPPATYLPGFRPVTKPHAKQIRAAAEMINSATAPVLYVGGGVIKADAAQELRELAELTGFPVVTTLMALGAFPDGHPQHYGMPGMHGAVAAVAALQRSDLLITLGARFDDRVTGHAASFAPNARVIHADIDPAEIGKNRHVDVPIVGDCKSTIRALVAAIADERTHTPSPDISSWRASLDEIRADYPLAYDRPADGTLSPQLVIEAVGRAAGPDAIYVSGVGQHQMWAAHFIGFEKPRTWLNSGGLGTMGYAVPAALGAKIGAPQKEVWAIDGDGCFQMTNQELATAAIEGVPIKVALINNGNLGMVKQLQAIHYDGRFSQIDLATHSRRIPDFVKLADALGCVALRCEREEDVDAVIAQARAITDRPVVIDFVVSDDALVWPMIAAGASNDHIMAARGVRPFFDEEPI; from the coding sequence GTGAGTGCACCGACCCGACTCGACCGTCCTGCCCGCAGCATCTGCGCCGACATACGCCACCTCCCGCAGCGACTCACCGGCGCCCAGATCGTCGTCCGCGCATTGGAAGAACTCGGTGTCGACTGTGTGTTCGGGATTCCCGGCGGCGCGATCCTTCCGGTGTACGACCCGCTGCTCGAGTCGTCACGCGTCCGGCACGTGCTGGTCCGACACGAACAGGGTGCCGGTCACGCCGCGGCCGGGTACGCGCAGGCAACCGGCAAGGTCGGCGTCTGCATGGCGACCTCCGGACCCGGTGCGACCAACCTCGTCACTCCGATCGCGGACGCCCAGATGGATTCCGTTCCCATCGTCGCGATCACCGGCCAGGTCGGCCGGGGTCTCATCGGCACCGACGCGTTCCAGGAGGCCGACATCTGCGGCATCACGATGCCGATCACCAAACACAACTTCCTGGTCACCGACCCCGAGGACATCGCCCAGACGATCGCCGAGGCGTTCCACATCGCGTCGAGTGGACGCCCGGGTGCGGTGCTCGTCGACATCCCCAAGGACGTCCTGCAGGCCACGGCCACCTTCTCCTGGCCACCGGCGACGTACCTACCCGGGTTCCGTCCCGTCACCAAACCACACGCCAAGCAGATCCGCGCGGCTGCCGAGATGATCAACTCCGCGACCGCGCCGGTGCTCTACGTCGGCGGCGGTGTGATCAAAGCCGATGCCGCACAGGAGTTGCGGGAACTCGCGGAACTGACGGGATTTCCGGTGGTCACCACGCTGATGGCTCTCGGCGCGTTCCCCGACGGTCATCCGCAGCACTACGGAATGCCGGGCATGCACGGCGCCGTGGCCGCCGTGGCGGCCCTGCAACGCAGTGACCTGCTGATCACTCTCGGTGCACGATTCGACGATCGCGTCACCGGGCACGCGGCATCCTTCGCGCCGAACGCGCGCGTCATCCATGCCGACATCGACCCCGCCGAGATCGGTAAGAACCGACACGTCGACGTTCCGATCGTCGGCGACTGCAAGAGCACGATCAGAGCGCTCGTCGCCGCGATCGCGGACGAGCGAACCCACACCCCCAGTCCCGACATCAGCTCGTGGCGAGCATCTTTGGACGAGATTCGCGCGGACTATCCGCTGGCGTACGACCGGCCCGCCGACGGCACGCTGTCGCCGCAACTGGTCATCGAGGCGGTCGGCAGGGCGGCCGGACCCGACGCGATCTACGTCTCCGGCGTCGGCCAGCACCAGATGTGGGCCGCCCACTTCATCGGCTTCGAGAAGCCCCGCACCTGGCTGAACTCCGGGGGACTCGGCACCATGGGATACGCGGTCCCCGCCGCGCTGGGCGCGAAAATCGGTGCGCCCCAGAAAGAAGTGTGGGCCATCGACGGCGACGGCTGTTTCCAGATGACCAACCAGGAACTCGCGACCGCCGCGATCGAGGGGGTGCCGATCAAGGTGGCCCTGATCAACAACGGCAACCTCGGCATGGTCAAGCAACTCCAGGCCATCCATTACGACGGGCGCTTCTCGCAGATCGACCTCGCCACCCACTCACGCCGCATCCCCGACTTCGTCAAACTCGCCGACGCCCTCGGGTGCGTCGCCCTGCGCTGCGAACGGGAAGAAGACGTCGACGCCGTCATCGCGCAGGCGCGTGCCATCACCGACCGGCCGGTGGTGATCGACTTCGTCGTCAGCGACGACGCTCTCGTGTGGCCGATGATCGCCGCGGGCGCGAGCAACGACCACATCATGGCCGCGCGGGGAGTCCGGCCGTTCTTCGACGAGGAGCCGATCTGA
- a CDS encoding nucleotidyltransferase domain-containing protein encodes MDLIRPLQTVTPTLDGEVLAALAAASEATFTTGQLHRVLHRHSEEGIRKVLQRLSKQGTVLSSRVGNAFVYQLNREHLAFPHVMGLAGLSGEFLRRLEARLAGWEIPPVYAAVFGSAARGTMTIDSDIDIFLVRPDDAAGEEWDEQVAELMTEVTRWTGNDARDLQFTESEIAGHGADEPVLSDVAKEGLTVAGSRAGFTRLLRRGNR; translated from the coding sequence ATGGATCTGATCCGGCCGCTGCAGACTGTGACGCCCACGCTCGACGGTGAGGTGCTCGCTGCGCTTGCGGCCGCATCCGAGGCGACATTCACGACTGGCCAGTTGCACCGGGTGTTGCACCGCCATTCGGAGGAGGGGATCCGGAAGGTGTTGCAACGATTGAGCAAGCAGGGCACGGTGCTCTCTTCGAGAGTGGGGAACGCGTTCGTGTACCAGCTCAATCGTGAGCACCTGGCCTTCCCTCATGTGATGGGCCTCGCCGGTTTGTCCGGGGAGTTCCTGCGCAGGCTGGAGGCGCGGTTGGCCGGTTGGGAGATTCCCCCGGTGTATGCCGCCGTGTTCGGGTCGGCTGCACGCGGAACGATGACGATCGACAGTGACATCGACATCTTTCTGGTCCGGCCGGACGACGCCGCAGGCGAGGAGTGGGATGAGCAGGTGGCGGAGCTGATGACCGAGGTGACCAGATGGACCGGCAACGATGCGCGGGATCTGCAGTTCACGGAGAGTGAGATCGCCGGCCACGGTGCGGACGAGCCGGTCTTGTCGGATGTGGCGAAGGAGGGGCTGACGGTGGCCGGTTCACGGGCCGGTTTCACCCGGTTGCTGCGTCGGGGAAATCGGTAG
- a CDS encoding GlxA family transcriptional regulator produces MTEPHRVVVLALDGVIPFELGIPSRVFGRAHDADGQPLYEVLTCTADGRPVRSEADFSVAVDHGPELLATAGTVVIPASYELGPAYDEGRLPPNLEAALAFVRPGIRYVSICTGSYVLAAAGLLDGLRATTHWRNTEHFQRTYPQVRVDPDVLFVDEGNILTSAGVAAGLDLCLHIVRRDHGSDVANRVARRCVVPPWRDGGQAQYIERPIPEVTSESTAATREWALQRLGEPLSLTRLAAHANMSVRTFTRRFGEEVGTTPNRWLITRRVDRARQLLETTDLSVDVIAREVGFGTGTSLRQHMGAVLGVPPSAYRRTFRGQAV; encoded by the coding sequence ATGACGGAACCGCATCGGGTGGTCGTTCTCGCGCTGGACGGGGTGATCCCGTTCGAACTCGGCATTCCGTCGCGGGTGTTCGGCCGCGCCCACGACGCCGACGGGCAGCCGCTCTACGAGGTACTGACGTGCACGGCCGACGGTCGGCCGGTGCGTTCGGAGGCCGACTTCTCGGTGGCGGTGGACCACGGGCCCGAACTCCTCGCCACCGCCGGCACGGTGGTGATCCCCGCGTCGTACGAACTCGGCCCGGCGTACGACGAGGGCCGCCTGCCCCCGAATCTCGAGGCGGCGCTCGCGTTCGTCCGGCCCGGCATCCGGTACGTCTCGATCTGCACCGGCTCGTACGTCCTCGCCGCGGCGGGGCTGCTCGACGGTCTGCGCGCCACCACCCACTGGCGCAACACCGAGCACTTCCAGCGCACCTATCCGCAGGTCCGCGTCGACCCCGACGTGCTGTTCGTCGACGAGGGCAACATCCTCACCTCGGCGGGTGTCGCCGCCGGTCTCGACCTCTGCCTGCACATCGTGCGCCGCGACCACGGGTCGGACGTCGCCAACCGGGTGGCCCGCCGATGCGTCGTCCCACCGTGGCGCGACGGCGGGCAGGCCCAGTACATCGAACGACCGATCCCGGAGGTCACGTCGGAGTCGACCGCGGCGACCCGCGAGTGGGCGTTGCAGCGCCTCGGCGAACCGCTGTCGCTGACCCGGTTGGCGGCGCACGCGAACATGAGCGTCCGCACGTTCACCCGCCGCTTCGGAGAAGAGGTCGGGACCACCCCGAACCGCTGGCTGATCACTCGCCGGGTCGACCGTGCGCGGCAACTCCTCGAGACCACCGACCTGTCCGTCGACGTCATCGCCCGTGAGGTCGGGTTCGGAACCGGCACCTCCCTGCGGCAGCACATGGGCGCGGTGCTGGGGGTGCCGCCGTCGGCGTATCGCAGGACCTTTCGGGGCCAGGCGGTCTGA